From a region of the Ovis aries strain OAR_USU_Benz2616 breed Rambouillet chromosome 2, ARS-UI_Ramb_v3.0, whole genome shotgun sequence genome:
- the SH3GL2 gene encoding endophilin-A1 isoform X2 yields the protein MERKVDVTSRAVMEIMTKTIEYLQPNPASRAKLSMINTMSKIRGQEKGPGYPQAEALLAEAMLKFGRELGDDCNFGPALGEVGEAMRELSEVKDSLDMEVKQNFIDPLQNLHDKDLREIQHHLKKLEGRRLDFDYKKKRQGKIPDEELRQALEKFDESKEIAESSMFNLLEMDIEQVSQLSALVQAQLEYHKQAVQILQQVTVRLEERIRQASSQPRREYQPKPRMSLEFSTGDSTQPNGGLSHTGTPKPAGAPMDQPCCRALYDFEPENEGELGFKEGDIITLTNQIDENWYEGMLHGQSGFFPINYVEILVALPH from the exons CTTCCAGAGCCAAACTCAGCATGATCAACACCATGTCAAAAATCCGTGGCCAGGAGAAAGGGCCAGGTTACCCCCAGGCAGAGGCGCTGCTGGCAGAGGCCATGCTCAAGTTTGGAAGAGAGCTCGGAGATGACTGCAACTTTG GCCCAGCGCTTGGTGAGGTGGGGGAGGCCATGAGGGAACTCTCGGAGGTCAAGGACTCCTTGGACATGGAAGTGAAGCAGAACTTCATTGACCCCCTTCAGAATCTTCATGACAAAGATCTGAGGGAAATTCAG CATCATCTGAAGAAGTTGGAGGGGCGACGCCTGGACTTTGATTACAAGAAGAAACGACAAGGCAAAATTCCTGATGAAGAGTTACGTCAAGCTCTGGAGAAATTTGATGAGTCTAAGGAGATTGCCGAGTCAAGCATGTTCAATCTCTTAGAGATGGAT ATCGAGCAGGTGAGCCAGCTGTCTGCGCTCGTCCAAGCCCAGCTGGAGTACCATAAGCAGGCAGTCCAGATCCTGCAGCAGGTCACTGTCAGACTGGAGGAAAG aATAAGACAAGCTTCATCCCAGCCAAGAAGGGAGTATCAGCCTAAACCTCGAATGAGCCTGGAGTTTTCAACTGGGGACAGCACTCAGCCCAATGGGGGCCTTTCTCACACAGGCACCCCCAAACCTGCAG GTGCCCCAATGGATCAGCCCTGCTGCCGAGCTCTGTACGACTTTGAACCTGAAAATGAAGGGGAGTTGGGTTTTAAAGAGGGTGATATCATCACACTCACTAACCAGATTGATGAGAACTGGTATGAGGGGATGCTCCATGGCCAGTCAGGCTTCTTCCCCATCAATTATGTGGAGATTCTGGTTGCTCTGCCCCACTAG